Genomic window (Streptomyces yatensis):
GCTAGCACCAGTGCCTCCCGTTTGGTGACGAGTACGAGCGACATCGCAGGGTCGGTGAAGCAGCCGAGGGTACGGGGAGTGGGGTCTCATCGGTCATCACGACCACGAATGACGTGTCATATCGGAAACGTGACCGGAAATGGGTAAGGGTGAAGCGATACCCGATCGTCGGTGTATCGCTTTGGATCGGTGCCTCTCGTACGCACAGTTCGTACGCACAGTGACCGCCGAGGGGCGAGGGGGGAGAGGAGACGGCAAGGTGAGGTCATGATGGGACTTCTGAGCGCGCTGAAGACCGAACATCGTGAGCGGCTGATGGCGCTCGCCCACGATGTGTCCTTCCCCGCGGGCGGCCGCATCTTCGAGGAGGGCCGTAAGGCGGACCGTTTCTGGATCATCCGCACCGGGGCGGTCACCCTCGATCTGCATGTTCCGGGGCGTCGGCCCGCGGTGATCGAGACCCTCGGCCCCGGGGAGCTCATCGGCTGGTCCTGGCTCTTCCCGCCGGACACCTGGCATCTGGGCGCGGAGGCGCTCAGCCCGGTGCGCGCGCACGAATTCAACGCGGAGACGGTGCGCCGGCTGTGCGACGAGGACCCGGAGCTCGGCTATGCCCTCGCGCTGGCCTGCGCCCAGGTGATCGGGGGCCGGCTGCAGAGCGCCCGCACCCGGCTGCTGGATCTGTACGGGCCCTACGCGGGCGGGATCTCGCCATGATCGGGCCGGAGGGCGCGGGGAGCGGCCCGGGGGCCGAATGGCCCCTTACGCCGCCCTGCGGCAGAACGTAAAGCTGGGCAGCCGGATCGCGACCGGCGACCCGTGCGCCATGGAGGAGAGGCCGTGCCCCAGACCGCCGACCCCGACGGCCCCATCAGGGTCTTTCTGCTCGACGACCACGAGGTGGTGCGGCGCGGACTGCGTGACCTGCTCGACGCCGAGTCCGATCTGGAGGTGGTCGGCGAGGCGGCCAACGCCCGCGAGGCCATCGCCCGCGCCCCCGCCGTACGGCCACGGGTCGCGGTGCTCGACGTACGGCTCGGCTCCTCGGGCGACGGCGGGGACCACGAAGGGATCGAGGTCTGCCGGGAGTTGCGGGCCCGGCTCCCCGATCTCGCGTGTCTGATGCTGACGTCCTTCGACGACGACGAGGCGCTGTTCGACGCCATCATGGCCGGGGCCGCGGGCTATGTGCTCAAGCAGATCAACGGGTCCGACCTGGTGTCGGCGGTGCGTACGGTGGCCGACGGCCGGTCCATGCTGGACCCCGGCGCCACCGCCCGGGTGATGGCCCGGCTGCGCGGCCCCGCGCCCAGCGGTCCCGTGGAGCTGGAGAACCTGTCACCGAGGGAGCGGGAGATCCTCCAGCTCATCGGCGACGGGCTGACCAACCGGCAGATCGCCGAGCGGCTGTTCCTGGCCGAGAAGACCGTCAAGAACCGCATCTCCTCGATCCTGTCCAAGCTGGGCGTGGGGCGGCGCATTCAGGCCGCGGTGATCGCCGAGCGGATCAAGGAGCGCGAAACGGGTCAGTGAGACCGTGCGCGGTACGGCCACGAGCCGATGACGTCCTTACGGCGGGCCGGATGACGCTCTCACAGTGGTCCTGGTGACGTCCTTACGGTGGGCCCGGCGCGCGTTACGCATGGGGCGCGGGACCGGCTCCCCTGCCGGCCCCGCGCCCCACACCGAACGAGGCGGACCGGTCGAGTCGCCCTTCACCGCAGTGGAGTGAGAGCCCGGTCCGCCCCCGTGATGGAGAGGGCTCGCGGCATTGCTCGGTCCAGCATCGCGAGGCGTTCCACCGCCGGGGAGGGGCCGAACGGCCCCTCGAGAATCGGCACCGTCCCGGCCCCCGGACATCCAGGGGCGTGAGGCCCCGGAAAAAAGTCAGGGGCCGGACGGGGAAGCCCCATCCGGCCCGATCCTTCCCGCGACCGGGCACCGGCCCGGTCGCACCACCTCCCGACACGTGTCAGTAGCCGCCTCCCGGCTGCGGCGACCGGCCGCCCGGGTACTGCTGACGTCCGTACGGGTCGTCGTAGGGAGACGGCGCCGGGGCCGCCGGACGCGGCGCGGCCGGACGCGTCATGGCCGGGCGCATCGCCTCGTAGCCCATCGGCGCGGCCGGGCCGGGGCGCTGCATCTGCGGCTGCTGGGCGCCCGGGTAGCCCCGCGGGCCGGTCGGCTGCGGCGGGATGTACGGCGCGTGCGCCTGCTGCAGCCCGGTGGGCTGCGGCTGCTGCTGGTAGCCCTGGTACATGGGCTGCGGCGAGGGCGCGGCCGGCAGCGCGGGAAGCGCTGAGGGCAGGGCCGGAAGATGACTTCCGGTGTCGTACGCGGACGGCACCCTGATGGGCGCGATCTGTGGTGTGCCCCGCTCGGCGACAAGGCTGTCGTAGATGGGGGTGTCCGGGAAGGACGGCGAGGAGTAGTAGCCGCCACCGTAAGTGCTGCGGGGGGAGGTCATAGACCATAAGTTAAGCCCACCATGTGCTGATTGGGGAGTCCGGTAGGAGGGTTGTTTTCAGTGTTCGGAGTGGCCGTGGATCCCCAATCCGAGCGAACCAGGGAAAATCGGTCGTCAGGGTACGTTGAGATCGTGTAAAGAGCGCGTTTTCAGCGGGTAGCCACCGGCCGTACGCGATATGCGGCGGCCGAGCGGCCCGGTGGCCGAGCGAACAGAGAGGCAGGGGGACGGAAATGGCGATGCGCAAGGGCGGTAACACGCCAGTACCGGCAAGCGCGGTGCGGATCGAGCTCGGCTGGCGCGCCGGACCGGGGGCACCGGACGTGGACGCCTCGGCGCTGCTGCTGATGTCCGGGAAGGTCAGGTCCGACGGGGACTTCGTCTTCTACAACCAGGCGGCGCACTCCTCCGGCGCGGTGCGCCACGAGGGGAAGCGGACCACGGGTGACACCGTGACCGACACCCTTTCGGTGGACCTCGCCCGCGTGGAGTCCGCCATCGACACCGTGGTCCTCGCGGCCTCGGCCGATGGCGGAACGTTCGGTCAAGTCCCCGGTCTGCACATCCGGGTGCTGGACGCGGCGGGCGGCGCGGAGCTCGCCCGCTTCGACAGCGAGGACGCCACCGTCGAGACCGCCTTCGTCCTCGGCGAGCTGTACCGCAGGCAGGGCGCCTGGAAGTTCCGCGCGGTGGGCCAGGGGTACGAGAGCGGGCTGGCGGGGCTCGCCACGGACTTCGGCATCAGTGTCGACGAACCGCAGCAGACGCCGGCTCAGCCCGCGGCCCCCGTTCCCGCCCCCGCCGCGCCGCCGAACGCCGGGCAGAACCCGTACGCGGCACAGGCCCCGCACGCGGCCGCGCCGAACCCGTACGCCGCCCCCGCACCGCCGTCCGGCCCGCCGGCCGGGGCGTACCCGCCTCCGCCGCCCACCGCCGCCTCCACGCCCCTTCCGCCGCCCCCGCCCACCGCACCGGCCGCCCCGGCCCCCGCGCCCGCCACGGCGCCGGTGAGCCTCAGCAAGGTCACCCTGACGAAGGAGGCGCCCGCGGTCTCGCTCACCAAGCAGGGCGGCACCTCCGGCACCATGCGGGTCAACCTCAACTGGCAGGTGCACAAGCAGTTCTCGGGCTGGGCCTCCAAGCTGGGCAAGGCCATGGCCATGCACAACGAGCTCGATCTCGACCTGGGGGCGCTGTTCGAACTCTCCGACGGCAGCAAGGGCGTGGTCCAGGCCCTCGGCAACTCGTTCGGCTCGCTGCACCAGCCGCCCTTCATCCACCTGGACGCGGACGACCGGACCGGTGCCCGGGCGGCCGGTGAGAACCTCACCATCAACCTCGACCACCTGAGCTCGTTCCGCCGGATCCTGGTCTTCGTGACCATCTACGAGGGCGCCCGCAGCTTCGCCAACCTCCACGCCACGGTCACCCTGCAGCC
Coding sequences:
- a CDS encoding cyclic nucleotide-binding domain-containing protein; translation: MMGLLSALKTEHRERLMALAHDVSFPAGGRIFEEGRKADRFWIIRTGAVTLDLHVPGRRPAVIETLGPGELIGWSWLFPPDTWHLGAEALSPVRAHEFNAETVRRLCDEDPELGYALALACAQVIGGRLQSARTRLLDLYGPYAGGISP
- a CDS encoding response regulator, translating into MPQTADPDGPIRVFLLDDHEVVRRGLRDLLDAESDLEVVGEAANAREAIARAPAVRPRVAVLDVRLGSSGDGGDHEGIEVCRELRARLPDLACLMLTSFDDDEALFDAIMAGAAGYVLKQINGSDLVSAVRTVADGRSMLDPGATARVMARLRGPAPSGPVELENLSPREREILQLIGDGLTNRQIAERLFLAEKTVKNRISSILSKLGVGRRIQAAVIAERIKERETGQ
- a CDS encoding DUF6643 family protein gives rise to the protein MTSPRSTYGGGYYSSPSFPDTPIYDSLVAERGTPQIAPIRVPSAYDTGSHLPALPSALPALPAAPSPQPMYQGYQQQPQPTGLQQAHAPYIPPQPTGPRGYPGAQQPQMQRPGPAAPMGYEAMRPAMTRPAAPRPAAPAPSPYDDPYGRQQYPGGRSPQPGGGY
- a CDS encoding TerD family protein is translated as MRKGGNTPVPASAVRIELGWRAGPGAPDVDASALLLMSGKVRSDGDFVFYNQAAHSSGAVRHEGKRTTGDTVTDTLSVDLARVESAIDTVVLAASADGGTFGQVPGLHIRVLDAAGGAELARFDSEDATVETAFVLGELYRRQGAWKFRAVGQGYESGLAGLATDFGISVDEPQQTPAQPAAPVPAPAAPPNAGQNPYAAQAPHAAAPNPYAAPAPPSGPPAGAYPPPPPTAASTPLPPPPPTAPAAPAPAPATAPVSLSKVTLTKEAPAVSLTKQGGTSGTMRVNLNWQVHKQFSGWASKLGKAMAMHNELDLDLGALFELSDGSKGVVQALGNSFGSLHQPPFIHLDADDRTGARAAGENLTINLDHLSSFRRILVFVTIYEGARSFANLHATVTLQPQFGAPIDFSLDECTVPSPVCALALITNTGSDLVVQREARYLVPQRGVSPQRTLDHAYGWGMNWTPGRK